The window AAAAGGCGCTGTTGGTAATCATCTGATCGCCGAAAACATCGTTTGCCTTATGCTCAACCCAGAGCCCCTTCAATAAATCGAGAATCGCGTTTTCTTCCCGCAGCTTCTTTGCTTCCAGAGCTTTTTTTACCATATCACCCAACCCAACCTGATCTCGCTGCGGTCTTACCTTCTTTGACATGAGGCGATCCCTCAATATCCTGATATCCTTGTTTTCGTCTACGATTTCCCGGAAGGCATCCTCCTTATTCGACCATAGAACCTTGAGGCCGAGCTCTATCTTGTCTTCCACATATGTCAGAAGCTCTTTAAGCTCGTCATATCTGGCCTCTAATACCTTTTCTCTGATAAGATCTGTTCCCTCTCCGATAGTGCCGAATCTCACCGGCAGCATTGGATAATCTTTCATGGCCTCTTCCATGACCTTCTGATGCGCCATTGTATTGGCCCTGGTAACGGGATATTTAATAATGGGAGAAGAACTGATCACGGCTCCGATATCCCGGTAGCATACTGTATAAACCTCATCTTTGTAGTCACCAATGCCCATGGGACCAAAGGTCTTCTCTTCATTGATTGTCGCAATGGCATATATGTATTGACCGTCGTCTTTGTCAGGCATCAGATTATTTCCTTATCAATATCGGCGATCAGATACTCTGTTAATTCATCGAATTTCTCTTTGTTTTTGCCGGACATAAGTTCTTTGAAGTAGCCTCTAACCTTTTCTATATTTTTTACTTCTTTTACATCGATATCCCCTGCAAGATACTGGGGCACGTCGTGAAAGGCCCCCATAAAAAGGACACCCCTTTCTTCTTCTTTAAGGGTTTTATTGATGGTTTTTGCAACAAATTGATCTCTTTCCTCCATTATTCTATCTCTATGGATTCTATAGCCTG of the Syntrophales bacterium genome contains:
- a CDS encoding GvpL/GvpF family gas vesicle protein; protein product: MPDKDDGQYIYAIATINEEKTFGPMGIGDYKDEVYTVCYRDIGAVISSSPIIKYPVTRANTMAHQKVMEEAMKDYPMLPVRFGTIGEGTDLIREKVLEARYDELKELLTYVEDKIELGLKVLWSNKEDAFREIVDENKDIRILRDRLMSKKVRPQRDQVGLGDMVKKALEAKKLREENAILDLLKGLWVEHKANDVFGDQMITNSAF